Proteins encoded within one genomic window of Lynx canadensis isolate LIC74 chromosome B4, mLynCan4.pri.v2, whole genome shotgun sequence:
- the RBM17 gene encoding splicing factor 45 isoform X1, with protein sequence MSLYDDLGVETSDSKTEGWSKNFKLLQSQLQVKKAALTQAKSQRTKQSTVLAPVIDLKRGGSSDDRQIVDTPPHVAAGLKDPVPSGFSAGEVLIPLADEYDPMFPNDYEKVVKRQREERQRQRELERQKEIEEREKRRKDRHEASGFSRRPDPDSDEDEDYERERRKRSMGGAAIAPPTSLVEKDKELPRDFPYEEDSRPRSQSSKAAIPPPVYEEQDRPRSPTGPGNSFLANMGGTVAHKIMQKYGFREGQGLGKHEQGLSTALSVEKTSKRGGKIIVGDATEKDASKKSDSNPLTEILKCPTKVVLLRNMVGAGEVDEDLEAETKEECEKYGKVGKCVIFEIPGAPDDEAVRIFLEFERVESAIKAVVDLNGRYFGGRVVKACFYNLDKFRVLDLAEQV encoded by the exons ATGTCCCTGTATGATGACCTGGGAGTAGAGACCAGTGATTCAAAAACAGAAGGCTGGTCCAAAAACTTCAAACTTCTGCAGTCCCAGCTTCAGGTGAAGAAGGCGGCCCTCACACAAGCCAAG AGCCAGAGAACAAAACAGAGTACTGTCCTCGCCCCGGTGATCGACCTAAAGCGTGGTGGCTCTTCAGACGACCGGCAGATCGTGGACACCCCCCCGCACGTGGCGGCTGGCCTGAAG GATCCTGTTCCCAGTGGATTTTCTGCAGGAGAAGTTTTGATTCCTTTAGCTGATGAATATGATCCTATGTTTCCTAATGATTACGAGAAAGTGGTAAAGCGCCAAAGAGAAGAACGGCAGAGACAGCGGGAGctggaaagacaaaaagaaatagaagagagagaaaa GAGGCGTAAGGACAGACATGAAGCTAGTGGGTTTTCGAGGCGACCAGATCCAGATTCTGATGAAGACGAAGATTATGAgcgagagaggaggaaaagaa GTATGGGCGGAGCGGCCATTGCACCACCCACTTCTCTTGTAGAGAAGGACAAAGAGT tACCCCGAGATTTCCCTTACGAAGAGGACTCAAGACCTCGCTCCCAGTCTTCCAAAGCTGCTATCCCTCCCCCGGTATACGAGGAACAAGACAGACCCAGATCTCCGACTGGACCTGGCAATTCCTTCCTTGCCAACATGGG tgGCACGGTAGCACATAAAATCATGCAGAAGTACGGCTTCCGGGAAGGCCAGGGTCTCGGCAAGCACGAGCAAGGGCTGAGCACCGCACTGTCGGTGGAGAAGACCAGCAAGCGAGGAGGCAAGATCATTGTGGGCGACGCCACAGAGAAAG ACGCATCCAAGAAGTCGGATTCCAATCCATTAACTGAAATACTTAAGTGTCCTACCAAAGTGGTCCTCCTACGG aaCATGGTTGGTGCGGGAGAGGTAGATGAAGACTTGGAAGCTGAAACCAAGGAAGAGTGTGAAAAATATGGCAAAGTTGGGAAATGTGTGATATTTGAA attCCTGGTGCCCCTGATGATGAAGCAGTAcgaatatttttagaatttgagAGGGTTGAATCAGCAATTAAAG CTGTTGTTGATCTGAATGGGAGGTATTTTGGTGGACGGGTGGTAAAAGCATGTTTCTACAATTTGGATAAGTTCAGGGTCTTGGATTTGGCGGAACAAGTTTGA
- the RBM17 gene encoding splicing factor 45 isoform X2, giving the protein MSLYDDLGVETSDSKTEGWSKNFKLLQSQLQVKKAALTQAKSQRTKQSTVLAPVIDLKRGGSSDDRQIVDTPPHVAAGLKDPVPSGFSAGEVLIPLADEYDPMFPNDYEKVVKRQREERQRQRELERQKEIEEREKRRKDRHEASGFSRRPDPDSDEDEDYERERRKRIPRDFPYEEDSRPRSQSSKAAIPPPVYEEQDRPRSPTGPGNSFLANMGGTVAHKIMQKYGFREGQGLGKHEQGLSTALSVEKTSKRGGKIIVGDATEKDASKKSDSNPLTEILKCPTKVVLLRNMVGAGEVDEDLEAETKEECEKYGKVGKCVIFEIPGAPDDEAVRIFLEFERVESAIKAVVDLNGRYFGGRVVKACFYNLDKFRVLDLAEQV; this is encoded by the exons ATGTCCCTGTATGATGACCTGGGAGTAGAGACCAGTGATTCAAAAACAGAAGGCTGGTCCAAAAACTTCAAACTTCTGCAGTCCCAGCTTCAGGTGAAGAAGGCGGCCCTCACACAAGCCAAG AGCCAGAGAACAAAACAGAGTACTGTCCTCGCCCCGGTGATCGACCTAAAGCGTGGTGGCTCTTCAGACGACCGGCAGATCGTGGACACCCCCCCGCACGTGGCGGCTGGCCTGAAG GATCCTGTTCCCAGTGGATTTTCTGCAGGAGAAGTTTTGATTCCTTTAGCTGATGAATATGATCCTATGTTTCCTAATGATTACGAGAAAGTGGTAAAGCGCCAAAGAGAAGAACGGCAGAGACAGCGGGAGctggaaagacaaaaagaaatagaagagagagaaaa GAGGCGTAAGGACAGACATGAAGCTAGTGGGTTTTCGAGGCGACCAGATCCAGATTCTGATGAAGACGAAGATTATGAgcgagagaggaggaaaagaa tACCCCGAGATTTCCCTTACGAAGAGGACTCAAGACCTCGCTCCCAGTCTTCCAAAGCTGCTATCCCTCCCCCGGTATACGAGGAACAAGACAGACCCAGATCTCCGACTGGACCTGGCAATTCCTTCCTTGCCAACATGGG tgGCACGGTAGCACATAAAATCATGCAGAAGTACGGCTTCCGGGAAGGCCAGGGTCTCGGCAAGCACGAGCAAGGGCTGAGCACCGCACTGTCGGTGGAGAAGACCAGCAAGCGAGGAGGCAAGATCATTGTGGGCGACGCCACAGAGAAAG ACGCATCCAAGAAGTCGGATTCCAATCCATTAACTGAAATACTTAAGTGTCCTACCAAAGTGGTCCTCCTACGG aaCATGGTTGGTGCGGGAGAGGTAGATGAAGACTTGGAAGCTGAAACCAAGGAAGAGTGTGAAAAATATGGCAAAGTTGGGAAATGTGTGATATTTGAA attCCTGGTGCCCCTGATGATGAAGCAGTAcgaatatttttagaatttgagAGGGTTGAATCAGCAATTAAAG CTGTTGTTGATCTGAATGGGAGGTATTTTGGTGGACGGGTGGTAAAAGCATGTTTCTACAATTTGGATAAGTTCAGGGTCTTGGATTTGGCGGAACAAGTTTGA